One region of Salinirubrum litoreum genomic DNA includes:
- a CDS encoding amidohydrolase yields MTAPADLVLTNGEVHTLGDPDETYEAVAVRDGRIVRLADSDEIDFLVGVETEVVDLAGRVCLPGFTDAHTHMTTLGRSLVHADLSTADSPGDAIELLRDRAAEVAEDEWVLGFGYDESTWDESRYLTRNDLDAVTGAQPVAAVREDMHVASLNSVALDRLLDEMPDDDVHRDAEGPTGVVVEEAVDPLYAAIEPGPTETRDLLESAQAYANERGVVGVHDMVRQSHAPGVYRDLAADGDLSLRVRLNYWSDHLDALLDLRERTNHGSEFVRVGAVKSYTDGSFGGRTAKLSEPYADAEEGEEDGDAEDGGTATGSWVVAPDELQALVTRADDAGLQFTAHAIGDEAVDAVLDAYETCDDPGAARHRVEHAELTSDEAIERFADSGVIASVQPNFLKWAGEGGLYESRLGDRRTETNRYADLLAAGVHLAFGSDCMPLDPLLGVHHAVNAPAAAQRLGVTEALRAYTRGAAYAGFDEDRLGTVEVGKLADLVVLDDSPWEQSDAIRDIDVALTLVDGDVVYDGR; encoded by the coding sequence ATGACGGCACCTGCCGACCTCGTCCTGACGAACGGCGAGGTCCACACGCTCGGCGACCCCGACGAGACCTACGAGGCGGTCGCGGTCCGGGACGGCCGGATCGTCCGCCTCGCCGACAGCGACGAGATCGACTTCCTCGTCGGCGTCGAGACCGAGGTGGTCGACCTCGCGGGCCGCGTCTGCCTGCCGGGGTTCACCGACGCACACACCCACATGACGACGCTCGGCCGGTCGCTGGTCCACGCCGACCTCTCGACGGCCGACTCGCCGGGCGACGCCATCGAACTGCTGCGGGACCGCGCCGCCGAGGTCGCCGAGGACGAGTGGGTCCTCGGCTTCGGCTACGACGAGAGCACGTGGGACGAGTCGCGTTACCTGACCCGGAACGATCTGGACGCCGTGACCGGCGCACAGCCAGTCGCGGCGGTGCGCGAGGACATGCACGTCGCCTCGCTGAACAGCGTCGCACTGGATCGCTTGCTCGACGAGATGCCCGACGACGACGTCCACCGCGACGCGGAGGGACCGACCGGCGTCGTCGTCGAGGAAGCGGTCGATCCCCTCTATGCGGCCATCGAACCCGGTCCCACGGAGACCCGCGACCTCCTCGAATCGGCACAGGCCTACGCCAACGAACGCGGCGTCGTCGGCGTCCACGACATGGTCCGGCAGTCGCACGCCCCCGGCGTCTACCGGGATCTGGCCGCCGACGGCGACCTCTCCCTGCGGGTGCGGCTCAACTACTGGAGCGACCACCTCGACGCCCTGCTGGACCTCCGTGAGCGCACGAACCACGGGAGTGAGTTCGTGCGGGTCGGCGCGGTCAAGAGCTACACCGACGGGAGTTTCGGCGGCCGGACCGCGAAGCTGTCCGAGCCGTACGCCGACGCAGAGGAGGGAGAGGAGGACGGCGACGCGGAGGACGGCGGGACAGCCACTGGCTCGTGGGTCGTCGCGCCCGACGAGTTACAGGCTCTCGTCACGCGGGCTGACGACGCCGGCCTCCAGTTCACCGCCCACGCAATCGGCGACGAGGCGGTCGACGCGGTGCTGGACGCCTACGAGACCTGCGACGATCCGGGGGCGGCCCGCCACCGCGTCGAACACGCAGAACTGACCAGCGACGAGGCGATCGAGCGATTCGCCGACTCGGGCGTGATCGCGTCGGTCCAGCCGAACTTCCTGAAGTGGGCCGGCGAGGGTGGGCTGTACGAGTCCCGCCTCGGCGACCGCCGGACCGAGACGAACCGCTACGCCGACCTGCTGGCTGCTGGAGTGCACCTCGCGTTCGGGAGCGACTGCATGCCGCTCGACCCACTGCTCGGTGTCCACCACGCGGTGAACGCGCCCGCCGCGGCCCAGCGACTCGGCGTGACCGAGGCGCTCCGGGCGTACACTCGCGGGGCCGCCTACGCCGGCTTCGACGAGGACCGACTGGGCACGGTCGAAGTCGGGAAACTGGCCGACCTGGTGGTTCTGGACGACTCGCCGTGGGAGCAGTCGGACGCGATCCGGGACATCGACGTGGCGCTGACGCTGGTCGACGGCGACGTGGTGTACGACGGTCGCTGA
- a CDS encoding PHP domain-containing protein: MSLDYDYHTHSTYSDGDLLFRMLAAAESAGLAGIGVTDHCNVAERESMQEMKAQFGFNLDTTYERRRRGIEAYRDRFDLHIFDGVEMDYEPQDENRIAAFLETADFDYAIGSVHHVEDVNVHFESYFGRKSEAERRDVVATYFDKLVALIDSELFEIAAHPDLIERNPALRGLATDEDYERVADAFADSRTIPEVNAGRALDDYGEFHPTPAFLDALLDRGVSVTVGTDSHSPEVVEPRLAALTERLDEVGVEPVDVVT, from the coding sequence GTGTCTCTCGACTACGACTACCACACCCACTCGACGTACTCGGACGGCGACCTGCTCTTCCGGATGCTCGCCGCGGCGGAGTCGGCCGGTCTCGCCGGCATCGGGGTCACGGACCACTGCAACGTCGCGGAGCGCGAGTCGATGCAGGAGATGAAAGCCCAGTTCGGGTTCAACCTCGATACGACCTACGAGCGTCGCCGCCGTGGGATCGAGGCCTACCGCGACCGCTTCGACCTCCACATCTTCGACGGGGTGGAGATGGACTACGAACCGCAGGACGAGAACCGAATCGCGGCGTTTCTGGAGACTGCCGACTTCGACTACGCCATCGGGAGCGTCCACCACGTCGAGGACGTGAACGTCCACTTCGAGTCGTACTTCGGCCGGAAGTCGGAGGCCGAGCGCCGAGACGTGGTAGCGACCTACTTCGACAAACTCGTCGCCCTGATCGACTCGGAGTTGTTCGAGATCGCGGCCCACCCGGACCTGATCGAGCGCAATCCCGCGCTTCGAGGGCTGGCGACCGACGAGGACTACGAGCGTGTCGCGGACGCCTTCGCCGACTCGCGGACGATTCCGGAGGTGAACGCCGGGCGCGCGCTGGACGACTACGGCGAGTTCCACCCGACGCCCGCGTTCCTCGACGCCCTGCTCGACCGCGGGGTGTCCGTGACGGTCGGGACCGACTCCCACTCTCCGGAGGTCGTCGAACCGCGGCTGGCGGCGCTGACCGAGCGACTCGACGAGGTGGGCGTCGAACCGGTCGACGTCGTGACGTGA
- a CDS encoding transcription elongation factor Spt5 produces the protein MPIFAVKTTASQERTVAEMLANKEAEEIHAVLAPDSLTSYVMVEADDSAVLERLLDEIPHARSIVPGTSGYAEVEHFLSPTPDVEGIAEGDIVELIAGPFKGEKARVQRIDEGKDQVTVELYEATVPIPVTVRGDQIRVLDSDER, from the coding sequence GTGCCGATCTTCGCCGTCAAGACGACCGCGAGCCAGGAGCGCACGGTCGCGGAGATGCTGGCGAACAAGGAGGCCGAGGAGATCCACGCGGTCCTCGCGCCGGACTCGCTGACCAGCTACGTGATGGTGGAGGCCGACGACTCGGCCGTCCTCGAGCGCCTGCTGGACGAGATTCCCCACGCCCGCAGTATCGTCCCCGGCACCTCCGGCTACGCCGAGGTGGAGCACTTCCTCTCGCCGACGCCGGACGTGGAGGGCATCGCGGAGGGCGACATCGTGGAACTGATCGCCGGGCCGTTCAAAGGCGAGAAGGCCCGCGTCCAGCGCATCGACGAGGGCAAAGACCAGGTGACGGTCGAACTGTACGAGGCGACGGTCCCGATTCCGGTGACGGTGCGTGGCGACCAGATTCGCGTGCTCGACTCCGACGAGCGGTAA
- a CDS encoding protein translocase SEC61 complex subunit gamma, whose protein sequence is MDVKYDLTSYVRVLKLASTPSWEEFSQIAKIAGAGIFLVGLMGFLIFAVMAILPLGGV, encoded by the coding sequence ATGGACGTCAAGTACGACCTCACGAGCTACGTGCGGGTGTTGAAGCTGGCCAGCACCCCGTCGTGGGAGGAGTTCTCCCAGATCGCCAAGATCGCCGGCGCGGGCATCTTCCTCGTCGGGCTGATGGGCTTTCTCATCTTCGCGGTGATGGCAATACTCCCGCTCGGAGGCGTCTGA
- a CDS encoding beta strand repeat-containing protein, with protein MVLVTALVVLSVVAPSVVAIPAFQTAGNDGVTPAATTTITGCTVVDQPGVYELSGPITTASGPCIEITSSDVVFDGGFHAIDTGGASVFDAGVAVTDGLTNVTLRNLDVRGDWRRGVLVGSATGVVVEDSLFVGNEDGLRASGTDGFVVRNVTARDGDQGLSLASVSNTVVTGSTATDNARDGFSVNAGGANVTVSANTVTGNALVGGDAMRLSGAGLTVEDNSVSTNGRGLFLSNADDAQVRTNTLTDNGEFNLWLDGERVTAAENTLSGADDGLVVNSDDSLIESNTISDARIGVFVRRFADVNTIRTNVVRDNTEYGIGMGDGTEGHTVYDNRFENGVNVAFEGTPGANDWNVTPAAGTNVLGGGTISGNAWLTPAGTGYSQLFADDDGDGLVDAPNRLATDNADAGALSTGTTFAERGTPIDGQTVITSPGYYYLNRSFADVSATPFVTVESDDVVIDGAGRRLDGTGSGTAILVDDGTGVTNVTVRSLSATDWRTAVETVGGADLTVARSEFVDNDLRGVYTDGTDSVAITETVARNNGQYGLWIDDSSDSLVADVRATANGAAFSANGVQIGGADPAVNLTVRDSVFAQNDGIGLFVGRNTDDASLTGLSAFGNGQTGIASDASNATITDNTVRTNPTGLDVGGQDTVVQRVDAAGSSITLRPGVGVTTFSGMELRDSTAESVTLDSLVGGIVADNEITGSEATALTAFDLDGTQILRNRVTDSDNGLYLVTATDVVVADNVVQDTELYGILLLSSTGPSVGNAFSNNTVQRGTFGIYLWTDESNGVPADWDYVKGTTLTDNTVRDTSNAGVLLASVRHTTMRDNTMTNTSQGLALREIGYPGRFDITPARGTSDFGSNSADRTDVRHYLHDIDTSNTIDGRPIVYRTNETGTSVTAVDDPAFVAYVASSNVEVRGVSPANGSHGVLLAGTTDAVVEDVTATGVGRGVGVTVGSDRATIRNVTVSSVEVAEGIGAGIGVFVGNSVDAVIDGVSVSGVQTRGSGVGFWYGANRGTVSGAALTGAEHNVEIRLTDDVEIRDSTLTASTANGAGVLNAQANGTVIADNQFADDTRGVDVAQFSRDLRIVRNTFLRTDTTAVDVTAGSRLDSNVTVAANDIVAAGDEGIRIDRTANATVRNNRLDGGGIVLAPATNTTVADNVIENAETGLTVDILRSAGTYDSNGNVLANNTIRDANRTGIAFRSNSGDTPYDTLVVNTTIERSGVDSFTPGSGIEMEGVAGNEIRDTVIRDTLGYGVYLLQDTRDNTLTNVTVENATLADFLTEFDAANNDVDRLNLANETVSFTARNVLVNSSVATRAPPSGQGSLGPAINVSPVNRSFDETARLNLTVFYEDADATGLDESTLRVYRDTGSAWVQVPENNAVDTSANTVTANVSAGGILAVFGQTDGTTPTPTPTPTPTPTPTPTPTPTPTPTPTPTPTPTPTPTPTPTPTPTPTETPTPTPTPTETPTPTPTPSPTPTETPTATPTETPTATPTETPTEAPGGGGGGGGSRTPVGTPDISVSLDSPADGATFVVGETVTVTGTLTNAGDGGGTVDVSLTLDGTEIGGTDYFLPRNSSRVVGYTTTITTPGTYELALNGDTITVTVDPVGGTTTATGTPTAGGTTTAGGNGGGTATASATPTGTPGSTQTTTPGFGVLVPILALLALAVLALRREQ; from the coding sequence GTGGTTCTCGTGACCGCACTCGTCGTCCTGAGCGTCGTCGCCCCGAGCGTCGTCGCGATCCCGGCCTTCCAGACCGCCGGCAACGACGGCGTGACACCTGCGGCGACCACCACGATCACCGGGTGTACCGTCGTCGACCAACCGGGCGTCTACGAACTTAGCGGGCCGATCACGACCGCGAGCGGCCCCTGTATCGAGATCACGAGCAGTGACGTGGTCTTCGACGGGGGCTTCCACGCTATCGACACCGGCGGCGCGTCGGTGTTCGATGCCGGTGTGGCAGTCACCGACGGCCTGACGAACGTCACGCTCCGGAACCTCGACGTGCGCGGCGACTGGCGGCGGGGTGTACTCGTCGGGAGTGCCACCGGCGTCGTCGTCGAAGACAGTCTGTTCGTCGGGAACGAAGACGGGCTCCGCGCCTCCGGCACCGACGGCTTCGTCGTCAGGAACGTCACCGCCCGCGACGGCGACCAGGGCCTCTCGCTGGCGTCCGTCTCGAACACGGTCGTCACCGGGAGTACCGCGACGGACAACGCTCGTGACGGCTTCAGCGTGAACGCGGGCGGGGCGAACGTCACCGTCTCTGCGAACACCGTCACCGGGAACGCACTCGTCGGTGGGGACGCGATGCGTCTCTCCGGAGCGGGGCTGACGGTCGAGGACAACTCCGTCTCGACCAACGGTCGCGGGCTGTTCCTCAGCAACGCAGACGACGCGCAGGTCCGGACCAACACGCTGACCGACAACGGCGAGTTCAACCTCTGGCTCGACGGCGAGCGCGTGACGGCCGCCGAGAACACGCTCTCGGGCGCGGACGACGGCCTCGTCGTCAACAGCGACGACAGCCTGATCGAGAGCAACACGATCAGCGACGCCCGGATCGGCGTCTTCGTCCGGCGGTTCGCGGACGTGAACACGATCCGGACGAACGTCGTGCGCGACAACACCGAGTACGGCATCGGGATGGGCGACGGCACCGAGGGCCACACCGTCTACGACAACCGGTTCGAGAACGGCGTCAACGTCGCCTTCGAGGGGACGCCGGGCGCGAACGACTGGAACGTCACCCCCGCCGCCGGGACGAACGTCCTCGGCGGCGGCACCATCTCGGGGAACGCGTGGCTCACCCCGGCCGGCACCGGCTACAGCCAACTGTTCGCCGACGACGACGGCGACGGACTCGTGGACGCGCCGAACCGACTGGCGACCGACAACGCCGACGCGGGCGCGCTCTCGACCGGCACCACCTTCGCCGAGCGCGGGACGCCCATCGACGGTCAGACGGTCATCACCTCGCCGGGCTACTACTACCTGAATCGGAGTTTCGCCGACGTGTCGGCGACTCCCTTCGTCACCGTCGAGTCCGACGACGTGGTGATCGACGGCGCGGGTCGCCGACTCGACGGCACCGGGTCGGGGACCGCCATTCTCGTGGACGACGGCACCGGCGTCACCAACGTCACGGTCCGGAGCCTCTCGGCGACCGACTGGCGGACCGCAGTCGAGACGGTCGGCGGGGCCGACCTGACGGTCGCACGGAGCGAGTTCGTCGACAACGACCTGCGCGGGGTCTACACCGACGGCACCGACTCGGTGGCGATCACCGAGACGGTCGCCCGCAACAACGGGCAGTACGGTCTCTGGATCGACGACTCGTCGGACAGTCTCGTCGCCGACGTGCGCGCGACGGCGAACGGCGCGGCCTTCAGCGCGAACGGCGTCCAGATCGGCGGCGCGGACCCCGCCGTGAACCTCACCGTGCGGGACAGCGTCTTCGCGCAGAACGACGGAATCGGACTGTTCGTCGGCAGGAACACCGACGACGCGAGCCTCACCGGTCTCTCGGCGTTCGGCAACGGCCAGACCGGCATCGCCAGCGACGCGAGCAACGCGACGATCACCGACAACACGGTGCGGACGAACCCGACCGGACTGGACGTCGGCGGCCAGGATACGGTCGTCCAGCGCGTGGACGCGGCCGGATCGAGCATCACCCTGCGACCGGGAGTCGGCGTCACCACCTTCTCGGGCATGGAACTCCGCGACAGCACGGCCGAGTCGGTCACGCTCGACTCGCTGGTGGGCGGCATCGTCGCAGACAACGAGATCACCGGGAGTGAGGCGACCGCGCTCACGGCGTTCGATCTCGACGGGACGCAGATTCTCCGGAACCGCGTGACGGACAGCGACAACGGGCTGTATCTCGTCACCGCGACCGACGTGGTCGTCGCCGACAACGTGGTACAGGACACCGAGTTGTACGGCATCCTCCTGTTGTCGAGTACGGGGCCGTCGGTCGGCAACGCCTTCTCGAACAACACGGTCCAGCGCGGGACCTTCGGCATCTACCTCTGGACCGACGAGTCGAACGGCGTCCCGGCCGACTGGGACTACGTGAAGGGGACGACCCTGACCGACAACACGGTGCGGGACACGTCGAACGCGGGCGTTCTGCTCGCGTCGGTCCGGCACACGACGATGCGGGACAACACGATGACGAACACGAGTCAGGGGCTGGCCCTGCGCGAGATCGGCTACCCCGGTCGGTTCGACATCACGCCCGCTCGTGGAACGAGTGACTTCGGGAGCAACTCGGCGGACAGAACCGACGTGCGCCACTACCTCCACGACATCGACACCTCGAACACGATCGACGGCCGCCCGATCGTCTACCGGACCAACGAGACCGGGACGAGTGTGACGGCAGTCGACGATCCGGCGTTCGTCGCCTACGTGGCGAGTTCGAACGTCGAAGTCCGGGGCGTCTCGCCGGCGAACGGGAGCCACGGGGTCCTGCTGGCCGGGACGACCGACGCGGTGGTCGAAGACGTGACTGCCACCGGCGTCGGCCGCGGTGTCGGCGTCACCGTCGGCTCCGACCGCGCGACGATCCGGAACGTGACGGTCTCCTCGGTCGAGGTCGCCGAAGGGATCGGCGCGGGGATCGGCGTCTTCGTCGGCAACAGCGTCGATGCAGTGATCGACGGCGTGTCGGTCTCCGGCGTCCAGACACGGGGCAGTGGCGTCGGCTTCTGGTACGGCGCGAACCGGGGGACCGTCTCCGGGGCGGCCCTGACCGGCGCGGAACACAACGTCGAGATCAGACTCACAGACGACGTAGAGATCAGAGACAGCACCCTCACGGCGAGTACCGCGAACGGCGCGGGCGTGCTGAACGCGCAAGCGAACGGGACCGTGATCGCGGACAACCAGTTCGCAGACGACACGCGCGGTGTGGACGTGGCACAGTTCAGCCGGGACCTCCGGATCGTCCGGAACACGTTCCTCCGAACCGACACGACCGCCGTCGACGTGACGGCCGGCAGTCGCCTCGACTCGAACGTCACCGTGGCGGCCAACGACATCGTCGCGGCGGGCGACGAGGGGATCAGGATCGACCGGACCGCGAACGCGACGGTTCGGAACAACCGACTGGACGGCGGCGGGATCGTCCTCGCGCCCGCGACGAACACGACCGTCGCGGACAACGTGATCGAGAACGCGGAGACCGGCCTGACGGTCGACATCCTCCGGAGCGCGGGCACCTACGACTCGAACGGGAACGTCCTCGCGAACAACACGATCCGGGACGCGAACCGGACCGGGATCGCCTTCCGGTCGAACTCCGGTGACACGCCGTACGACACCCTCGTCGTGAACACGACGATCGAACGCTCGGGCGTGGACAGTTTCACCCCCGGCAGCGGGATCGAGATGGAAGGCGTCGCCGGCAACGAGATCCGGGACACCGTGATCCGGGACACGCTCGGCTACGGTGTCTACCTCCTGCAGGACACGCGGGACAACACCCTGACGAACGTCACCGTCGAGAACGCGACGCTGGCGGACTTCCTGACCGAGTTCGACGCGGCGAACAACGACGTGGATCGGCTCAACTTGGCGAACGAGACCGTCTCGTTCACCGCGCGGAACGTCCTCGTCAACTCCTCTGTTGCGACGCGCGCCCCGCCGAGCGGACAGGGTTCGCTCGGTCCCGCGATCAACGTGTCGCCGGTCAACCGGTCGTTCGACGAGACAGCGCGGCTGAACCTGACGGTGTTCTACGAGGACGCCGACGCGACCGGCCTGGACGAGTCGACGCTCCGGGTGTACCGCGACACCGGGAGCGCGTGGGTGCAGGTGCCGGAGAACAACGCGGTCGACACGTCGGCGAACACGGTGACGGCGAACGTCAGCGCCGGCGGCATCCTCGCCGTCTTCGGCCAGACGGACGGGACGACGCCGACGCCAACGCCAACGCCGACACCGACACCGACACCAACGCCGACGCCGACGCCGACACCAACGCCGACACCGACACCAACGCCGACCCCGACACCGACACCAACGCCGACGCCGACACCAACGCCGACGCCGACGGAGACACCGACGCCGACACCGACGCCAACTGAAACGCCAACACCGACGCCGACGCCAAGCCCAACACCGACCGAGACGCCGACCGCCACGCCGACCGAGACGCCGACCGCCACGCCGACCGAGACGCCGACCGAAGCACCCGGCGGCGGAGGCGGCGGCGGTGGCTCCCGGACGCCGGTCGGCACACCGGACATCAGCGTCAGTCTCGACAGTCCGGCAGACGGCGCGACGTTCGTCGTCGGCGAGACGGTGACGGTCACCGGGACGCTGACCAACGCGGGCGACGGCGGCGGCACTGTCGACGTGTCGCTGACGCTCGACGGGACCGAGATCGGCGGGACCGACTACTTCCTGCCGCGCAACAGCAGTCGGGTCGTCGGCTACACCACCACGATCACGACGCCGGGCACCTACGAACTGGCGCTGAACGGCGACACGATCACGGTGACGGTCGACCCGGTCGGCGGGACGACCACCGCGACCGGGACGCCGACTGCCGGCGGCACGACGACCGCCGGTGGAAACGGCGGCGGGACGGCGACCGCCTCGGCCACGCCGACCGGGACGCCCGGGTCGACGCAGACCACGACGCCCGGATTCGGCGTACTGGTGCCGATCCTCGCCCTGTTGGCGCTCGCGGTGCTGGCACTTCGCCGGGAGCAGTGA
- a CDS encoding helix-turn-helix transcriptional regulator: protein MVGEGSDRPKLPLSALKRAESLSALRDGPLARHELQDRLGVSRTTVHRIVSALEDDGLLVRDDDGYELTGFGHTTARAVDEYRETITAAERLQPLLDCLPTTFDVPVRAFSDARLTTQQPGNPYAPVERFVGCLRESGSLRGIDTTSIAPIYVDAIRAEILAGMTTDVVYLPSVVTSIVEAYPDDVARAVESGELTLRTHDDLPCGLAIFDDRVALGGYDPETGMLRAFADTDDPEARAWALDVYDDYVSAGTVFYGPNDTEPGLVSIEADGGESTSDESASADES from the coding sequence ATGGTGGGCGAAGGGAGTGATCGGCCGAAGTTGCCGCTGTCGGCGCTGAAACGGGCCGAGTCGCTGTCGGCACTGCGGGACGGGCCACTGGCACGCCACGAGTTACAAGACCGGTTGGGCGTCTCCCGGACGACGGTCCACCGGATCGTCAGCGCACTCGAAGACGACGGTCTGCTCGTCAGAGACGACGACGGTTACGAACTGACCGGCTTCGGTCACACGACCGCCCGCGCCGTAGACGAGTACCGCGAGACGATCACGGCCGCCGAACGACTCCAACCACTGCTCGACTGTCTGCCGACGACCTTCGACGTGCCGGTGCGCGCCTTTTCGGACGCCCGACTGACGACCCAACAACCCGGCAACCCCTACGCCCCGGTGGAGCGATTCGTCGGCTGTCTCCGGGAGAGTGGCTCGCTCCGGGGGATCGACACGACCTCGATCGCGCCGATCTACGTGGACGCGATCCGCGCGGAGATTCTCGCGGGGATGACGACCGACGTGGTGTACCTCCCGTCGGTGGTCACGAGCATCGTGGAGGCGTACCCCGACGACGTGGCGCGGGCGGTCGAGAGCGGCGAACTGACGCTCCGGACCCACGACGACCTCCCGTGTGGGCTGGCGATCTTCGACGACCGGGTGGCACTCGGCGGCTACGACCCCGAGACGGGGATGCTCCGCGCCTTCGCCGACACCGACGACCCCGAGGCGCGGGCGTGGGCACTCGACGTGTACGACGACTACGTGTCGGCGGGGACGGTGTTCTACGGCCCGAACGACACGGAGCCAGGTCTCGTGTCCATCGAGGCCGACGGTGGGGAGTCTACCAGCGACGAGTCGGCGTCGGCCGACGAGTCGTGA
- a CDS encoding DNA-directed RNA polymerase subunit L: MELRVIEKTDEELRIEIAGEDHTFMNVLKGTLLETEGVVAATYDLNPEQSGGQTEPILSIKTESGYDPLDVLADAAGNIRETTDAFREAFDAAA, encoded by the coding sequence ATGGAACTGCGGGTCATCGAGAAGACCGACGAGGAACTCCGGATCGAGATCGCGGGCGAGGACCACACCTTCATGAACGTGCTGAAGGGGACCCTGCTGGAGACCGAGGGCGTCGTCGCGGCGACCTACGACCTGAACCCCGAGCAGTCCGGTGGCCAGACCGAACCGATCCTGTCGATCAAGACCGAGTCGGGCTACGACCCACTCGACGTGCTGGCCGACGCCGCCGGCAACATCCGCGAGACGACCGACGCCTTCCGCGAGGCGTTCGACGCCGCCGCGTGA
- a CDS encoding phage terminase large subunit family protein, whose product MPRCPHCDHTERLDRFTYSAVSGEHDVDGEFLVCPNCDAILGSA is encoded by the coding sequence ATGCCACGCTGTCCACACTGCGATCACACCGAGCGACTGGACAGGTTCACCTACTCGGCGGTGTCCGGCGAACACGACGTCGACGGAGAATTTCTGGTCTGTCCGAACTGCGATGCGATTCTCGGTTCGGCCTGA
- the hisF gene encoding imidazole glycerol phosphate synthase subunit HisF, whose amino-acid sequence MLTKRIIPCIDVDLDEDGNPAVYTGVNFEDLKYTGDPVEMAKAYNEAGADEFVFLDITASAEGRATMLDTVSRVADEVFIPLTVGGGIRTREDIKETLRAGADKVSINTAALQNPDLVNEGARAFGSQCIVISVDARRRYDEQGEFYAEVDGESCWFECTIKGGREGTDIDVVEWAREAESRGAGELFVNSIDADGTKDGYDIPLTSAVCDNVSTPVIASSGCGGPEDMYEVFTEAGADAGLAASIFHFDEYSIQDVKQYLDERGVPVRL is encoded by the coding sequence ATGCTCACGAAGCGCATCATCCCCTGTATCGACGTGGACTTAGACGAGGACGGGAATCCGGCCGTCTACACCGGTGTCAACTTCGAGGACCTAAAGTACACCGGCGACCCGGTCGAGATGGCGAAGGCGTACAACGAGGCCGGCGCAGACGAGTTCGTCTTCCTCGACATCACCGCCTCCGCGGAGGGCCGAGCGACGATGCTCGACACCGTCTCCCGCGTCGCGGACGAGGTGTTCATCCCCCTGACCGTCGGCGGGGGCATCCGGACCCGCGAGGACATCAAGGAGACCCTGCGGGCGGGCGCAGACAAGGTGTCGATCAACACCGCCGCGCTCCAGAACCCCGACCTCGTGAACGAGGGCGCGCGGGCCTTCGGCTCGCAGTGTATCGTCATCTCGGTCGACGCCCGCCGGCGCTACGACGAGCAGGGCGAGTTCTACGCCGAGGTCGACGGCGAGTCCTGCTGGTTCGAGTGTACGATCAAGGGTGGCCGGGAGGGGACCGACATCGACGTAGTCGAGTGGGCACGCGAGGCCGAGTCCCGTGGGGCGGGCGAACTGTTCGTCAACTCCATCGACGCCGACGGGACGAAAGACGGCTACGACATTCCCCTCACTTCGGCGGTCTGTGACAACGTCTCGACGCCGGTCATCGCCTCCTCGGGGTGTGGCGGTCCCGAGGACATGTACGAGGTGTTCACCGAGGCCGGTGCCGACGCCGGGCTCGCGGCCTCTATCTTCCACTTCGACGAGTACTCGATCCAGGACGTGAAGCAGTACCTCGACGAACGCGGCGTGCCGGTGCGACTCTGA